The genomic DNA ATGATGTAGGCTTGGTGACGATGGCGAGAAGGTCACACCCGTTCCCATACCGAACACGGAAGTTAAGCTTCTCAGCGCCGATGGTAGTTGGGGCATTGCCCCTGCGAGAGTAGGACGTTGCCAGGCTTTTGTATTTATCGTCGCGGGGTGGAGCAACGAGCGTTACTTCATTGAATAACTTCGAGTTGTACCGACCGAACGGCATCTTGGTTTAACTTTCTGAGGTCGGGACAGTCCTAAGCTAAAATAAGCGCCAATCTGAATATAATAACATCGTCGCGGGGTGGAGCAGTCCGGTAGCTCGTCGGGCTCATAACCCGAAGGTCGCAGGTTCAAATCCTGCCCCCGCAATCTGGGTCCCGTAGTGTAGCGGTTAACATGCCTGCCTGTCACGCAGGAGATCGCGGGTTCGATTCCCGTCGGGACCGCCAGTTTATAGGATGATAGAGCGAACTTAACGAAACGATGTTTCGTTTTTTTTTATCACTAATAATATACTACTCATTTTTGATCATCTTCATTAAATCATGTAAACTACATATAGAGTGTGAGCTCCTTAGGAAGATTCCTAAGGTTTTTTTGTATAAACATTAATCGTTTTCAACAATTATGTAAACAATGTGAAAAAAGGTACAAGGTGATTAACCTATGAAACAATATGAATATCTCTCCGGAGGAACGTGCGATACGCTGGAATTTTCGAAGCAGCTTTCAAAATTTTTAAAACCAGGTGATGTTCTTGCTCTTGAAGGAGATTTAGGAGCCGGAAAAACGACTTTTACAAAAGGGTTGGCAGAAGGGCTGGGAATTAGGAAAAACGTAAATAGCCCAACATTTACGATTATTAAAGAATACCATGGAAGACTGCCTCTTTATCATATGGATGTATACCGGGTCGAAGACGCTTATGAAGACTTGGGCTTTGATGAGTATTTTGAGGGAGATGGAGTAACAGTTGTTGAGTGGGCTCATCTTATTGAAGAACAGCTTCCATCTGAAATATTAACAATTTCTATATACCGGGAAGATAATGAAAAAAGGCGTATCGTTTTACAGCCAAAAGGGAAGCGTTACGAGGAATTATGTAAGGAGATTTTTTCATGAATGTATTAGCCATCGATACATCTAATTATCCTTTAGGGATTGCCATTATCAATGAAGAGAAAGTAATGGGCGAATATATTACGAATGTTAAGAAAAACCATTCGATCAGAGTAATGCCTGCTATTGAAGCTTTAGTAAAGGAATGTGATTTAACTCCTGCGGATTTAACAAAAGTTGTTGTTGCAAAAGGTCCAGGTTCTTATACGGGAGTTCGAATCGGAGTTACAATTGCGAAAACACTGGCATGGATATTAAATATCCCGCTTGTTGGAATTTCCAGCCTAGCAGTGATTGCTTCCGGAGTGGGCAGATATTTTAATGGGTATGTATCACCGCTATTTGATGCGAGAAGAGGACAAATCTATACCGGGTTATACCAATATCAAAATGGCAAGCTGGTTACCATCAAAAACGACGAGATCATTTTAACTGAGGATTGGGTAAATCAATTAAGGGGACTTGATAAATCGATTCTTTTTGTGGGAAATGACCTCCCACTCCATCAAGTTGCTATTAAAAAAGCTCTTGAGGAAAAGGCAGTTTTTGCTGAAATAACGGAACATAATCCGCGGCCTTCCGAGTTGGCTTTTTTAGGAAAGGATAAACCAGGAGAAGATATTCACTCTTTTGTACCGAATTATATCAGGTTGGCTGAAGCCGAGGCAAAATGGCTTGAATCGAAGAAAAACCAATAACTGGTGATTGGATAGGAAGAACATTATGAATGACTCTTTAATGTTTCGTTTTATGGAAGAAAAAGATATTGACCAGGTATTGCAGATTGAACATGCATCTTTTACTCTCCCTTGGAGCCGGGAAGCTTTTTATAATGAGCTAACGAAAAATCAATTTGCTGTTTATATTGTTCTCGAAGATCATGAAAAAGTTGTTGGCTATTGCGGAATGTGGGTTGTTGTAGATGAGGCCCACATTACAAATATTGCTCTTCTTCCGGAATATAGAGGGAAAAAGCTTGGAGAAGCTTTATTGCGTAAAGTAGTGGAGATTGCAAGGGAGTATGGGGCTAAGACGATGACATTAGAAGTCAGGGTCACGAATTATGTTGCACAATCACTATATCGAAAGCTTGGTTTTCAAAATGGAGCAATACGAAAAAACTATTATACAGATAACCAGGAAGATGCGTTAGTAATGTGGGTGAATTTATGAAAAAAGATCAATGGATTATGGGAATTGAAACGAGCTGTGATGAAACAGCGGTGGCGATTATTAAAAACGGCCGGGAGATTGCGGCTAATATTGTCGCATCGCAAATTGAAAGCCATAAGAGATTTGGCGGCGTTGTTCCTGAAATAGCTTCCCGCCATCATGTCGAACAAATAACCATCGTATTAGAAGAAGCGATGAAACAGGCAGGCATCTCATACGGAGATCTTGATGCCATTGCTGTGACGGAAGGCCCCGGTTTGGTTGGAGCACTTTTGATAGGAGTAAATGCAGCAAAGGCTATTGCCTTTGCCCATTCAATTCCCCTAGTTGGGGTGCACCATATCGCTGGCCATATTTATGCAAATCGGCTTGTAGCTGAAATGAAGTTCCCGCTTTTGTCCCTTGTTGTATCGGGCGGCCATACAGAGCTTGTATATATGAAAGAACATGGCCATTTTGAAGTGATTGGAGAAACAAGAGATGATGCTGCTGGTGAGGCATATGATAAAGTGGCAAGAACATTAAACTTGCCTTATCCAGGAGGGCCGCATATAGATCGGCTTGCACATAATGGCGAGCCTAAAATTGAGCTGCCGAGAGCCTGGCTCGAAGAAGACTCGTATGATTTCAGTTTCAGCGGATTAAAATCAGCTGTTATTAACGTGATTCATAACGCGGAACAGCGCGGAGATAAGATTGCACCGGAGGATTTGGCAGCCAGTTTTCAGGCAAGTGTGATTGATGTTCTGGTAACCAAAACGGTAAAAGCAGCAAAAGCTTATGAAGTAAAGCAAGTGGTACTGGCAGGCGGAGTAGCTGCCAACACGGGTTTAAGAACTGCATTAGAGGAATCATTTAAGGAATTACCAGATATCGAACTAATTATACCTCCGCTTTCTCTTTGCACGGATAATGCTGCCATGATTGCTGCGGCAGGAAGCGTGTTGTTTGAAAAAGGAAAACGGGCAGATTTGGCTCTAAATGCAAGTCCGGGCTTAGATATAACAATCCACAACTAATTTGGTAAACTCCCTTTAAACAGGGAGTTTTTTTGTGGATAATTTTTAAAATTTGTTAATTTTGTGGATAAAATAATAAAATATTGTGGATTGTGTGGAAAAGTTGTTAAAAACTTTTTAAATAAGTAATTGTATAGTGGATAAGGTTGTGAATAACTTTTTCGGCATATTAGATCGAATAAATAAAAAACCCAGCCCGTAATCTTTGTACAGCTGGGTTGCAGCCCCGTGCATGTCCACGGGCACTATTTTTCTATTCAGCAAGCTCTGCCCATTCTTCCAATAGAGCTTCAAGCTCTGACTTTGCTTTTTCATTTTGCAGATTGATTTCCATCACTTTTTCATGATCTTGATAGATTTCCGGTTCACAAAGAAGCTGGTTATTATTAGTTATTTGTTCTTCTAGTGATTCAATTAGGGCTTCAATCTCCTCAATCCGCCTTTTGCGCTGTCTTTCAAGCTTTTTGGCTTCTTTGTCTTGCTGATATGTGTTTTTTTCTTGTTTTATAGGCTCAGTCGTTTCTGTTTGCTGTTGCTCAAGCGCACGAATTTCTTCTTTTTCCTGTTTCTTTTCTAAAAAATAATCATAATCGCCTAAATATTCAACGGCTCCATTTTGACTGAGCTCCAGAACTTTCGTTGCAATCCGGTTAATGAAATACCTATCATGGGATACAAATAGAATCGTTCCTGGATAATCAATTAAAGCATTCTCGAGAATTTCCTTGCTGTCTAAATCAAGATGGTTAGTTGGTTCGTCGAGAACAAGAAAATTGGCTTTTTGCATCATTAATTTTGCCAGGGCGAGCCTTGCCTTTTCTCCTCCGCTTAAAGAAGAAACGGGTTTTAGTACATCGTCCCCAGAAAACAAGAAATTTCCAAGCACTGTACGGATTTCTTTTTCAGTCTTTAATGGATGTTCATCCCATAATTCATTTAAAACCCGTTTATTCGACGTTAGATCAGCTTGTTCCTGGTCATAGTAGCCTATTGTTACATTTGAACCGTATTGAATTTCTCCTGAAAGAGCGGGTAGTTTTTTGACAATTGTTTTTAATAAAGTAGATTTTCCGATTCCGTTTGGACCGACTAAAGCGATGCTGTCTCCGCGGGTGATCCGGAATGAGATATTTTCTGAAACCTTATTTTCTTTGTATCCTACGGCGAGATCATGAACTTTAAGCACATCATTTCCGCTTTGGCGTTCAATGTCAAAGGAAAAAGAAGCAGACTTTTCATCGCTGAGAGGACGGTCCATGATCTCCATTTTTTCGAGTTGTTTACGCCTGCTTTGTGCTCTCTTTGTTGTTGATGCACGGGCCAGATTTCTCGCAATAAATTCCTGTAATTTTGATATTTCTTCCTGTTGTTTTTCATACTGCTTCATTTCTCGTTCAAAGTTTTCGGCCTTTTGCTGGAGATATGAACTGTAATTGCCATGATATTTTTGGATTTGATGGCGTGAAATTTCATAAACCTGAGTTACGACCTTATCTAAGAAGTATCGGTCATGGGAAACGATCAATACTGCTCCATCATAATTTTGCAAATATTGCTCAAGCCACGATAATGTTTCAATATCAAGGTGGTTAGTCGGCTCGTCCAAGATCAAAATATCCGGCTTTGTTAAAAGCAGCTTTCCAAGGGCAAGTCTTGTTTTCTGGCCCCCGCTCAGACTTGATATTTTAGTCGTATGATCATATTCATGAAAATTAAGCCCGTGAAGGACAGACCGGATATCCGCTTCATATTGATAACCGCCTTGCTCTTTAAACTGAATTTGTAAAAGATCGTACTCTTTGAGTATACGTTCGTAGGCAGATGGATTTTCGAACACAGCCGGGTCTGCCATTTTTTCTTCTAATTTTCGCAGCTCTTTTTCCATTTTTTGCAGCGATTCAAAAACAGCCATCATTTCATCCCAAATGGTCAAATCGGATTCAAGTCCAGTATTTTGTGCTAAATATCCGATTGAAACATCCTTTGGCTTGATAATCTCGCCTGAATCGTACGACAGATGCCCGGCAATAATTTTTAATAGGGTAGATTTTCCTGCGCCGTTTCTTCCGACAAGGGCAATTCTGTCACGGTTTTGTATTTCAAGCTTTATATTCGATAAAATAAGGTCAGCACCATAATATTTTGTTAGTTGATTAACTTGTAATAAAATCATTAATTTTCACCTCAATTATCATAGAACTAGTGTATCTCATTCAAATATTGACGGCAATATACGCAAATTTGTGAACAATGTTACAAAGTTTTCACACAGATATGTCAAAATAGTGTATGATTTGATGTGAGGTGTATTTTATGGCGGAGTTCACTCATTTCAATGAAGAAGGCAGAGCGAAAATGGTAGATGTGAGTAGTAAACCGGAAACGGTTCGAACTGCATTAGCTCATTCGAGTATTACAGTAAATAAAGAAATATACGAAAAAATTACAGGGAATAAAATGAAAAAAGGGGATGTACTGGCAGTTGCTCAAGTTGCTGCAGTGATGGCAGCAAAAAAAACATGGGAAATCATTCCAATGTGCCATCCTATTCCTCTTACAGGAGTAGATATTTCATTTTCCTGGAAGAATGATCAGGAAAACTATACTCTAAATATTTTAGCTTCGGTTAAAACAAAGGGGAGTACAGGAGTAGAGATGGAAGCACTAACGGCAGCTTCTGTCTGTGCTCTTACGATTTATGATATGTGTAAAGCCATCGACAAAGGTATGGTTATTGGAAAGACGTATTTAGTTGAAAAAACAGGCGGAAAAAATGGAGATTATTTTAGAGAGAAAGGAAGTAAATAAACAAAAGGCGGTGAATGAAAGATGTCAAACGAATTGGTGAAAATTCCTCAAGCAACTGCAAAGAGGCTGCCTTTATATTATCGCTTTTTGAAAAACCTGCATTCTTCCGGAAAACAAAAGGTTTCATCGGCTGAACTAAGTGAAGCTGTAAAAGTAGATTCAGCAACAATTCGCAGGGACTTTTCTTATTTTGGTGCTCTAGGAAAAAAAGGATATGGATACAATGTGAGCTATCTGCTGTCTTTTTTTCGCAAAGCACTTGATCAGGATGAGCTGACAAAAGTAGCTTTAATCGGAGTTGGGAATTTAGGGACTGCACTCTTAAATTATAGTATACTTAAAAACAACAACACGAAAATTGAAATCGCTTTTGACATTGATCAAAACAAAGTGGGAACAAAGGTAGGGCAAGTACCTGTCTATCATATGGATGAACTTGAAAAAAAATTGATCGAAACGGATGTCCAAGTTGCAATTTTAACCGTTCCTGTACCGGAAGCACAACCGGTTACAGACCGACTTGTTCAGGCAAATGTAAAAGGTATTTTAAACTTTACTCCGGCAAGATTAAATGTTCCGTCAACGATCCGTGTCCATCATATCGATTTAGCGGTAGAATTGCAGTCATTAGTTTATTTCTTAAAGCACTATCCGTCAGAAGAGGCTTAATGAAGATTTTGTTCTTAAAAACGCATTAATTTTAATGCAAAATAAGGGGCTGGACTCATAAGGTCAGCCTCCTTGTCTTATTTAATCATTTCTTTGTCAAGCGTGCCACTTCTTGGCTGCGGTATTATTTGTTGACATTTTTAATCTTAAAATGAAAAGCAATCATTCTGATTCCTGATCCGATATCAAATGTTGCTAATATCACGAGCAAGTAAGTAAAAAATCCCCAGCCGGCTTCATTCACATTTTGGATGGCAAAAAAGGTGAATAAAGTGCCAAGCATTATATAAAATATACCTGAAATCAAGGGAGATTGCCTCATCTAAAATCCTCCAATAAGACTTTGTATTTTTTCCATATCGCGCAGAATTCTCTCAATATCTTCTCTGTAAACGGACTGAATCAACACGACGAATGTATTCATTGTTACATGGGCAATAATGGGAACGATAATTCGTTGCGTTTTAACATAAAGATATGCAAACGTAAAGCCCATTGTAGAATATAAAATAATATGCTCGGGTTCAAAATGGGCCAGAGCGAAAATGACAGAACTGATCAGTGCGGACAGAAAGAAGTTCAGCCTCTTATGAAGCGCTCCGAAAATAATTTTGCGAAAAACAATTTCCTCTAAAATCGGGCCAATAAACGAACTTACTAAAATAACAAAAGGAAAAGACTCAATAATGCTAATAATTTGCTGAGTATTTTCCGAACCCATTTTAATTCCGATTAGTCTTTCAAAATTGGCGGCAATGGATTGGGCAAAAAGGGCCAGGAAGACGCCGCCGACAGACCAAAAGAACGAAGAAATTGCGGAGGCTGCATTTCTTGTATTTGAACCTGTTATAATTTCTTTTCTCAATAACAAAAGAACAATGATTAATGTAACGGTAAAACTGATGACCAGCCAATAAGGGACCGCGAGTACTTCCATTTCCCTGATGTTTTTGCCGAAGAAAGCTCCTAAAAAAGTAATTAACGGAATCCCAATTAGACTGGACAGCTGCATGGCAATATACGCTATTAATATGAACCAATATTCCTTTTTCAATTGTATTTAACTCCTTTTTTCCAAAAACTTATGGACTCTGTACCATTCTACTATTGAAGGGCAGGCTGTTTCAAATTCTTTGGACATAAAGGAATAAATTAGGGTTATTGAAGCATACTCTTATATGCAGAAAAAACGGTGAAGAAAATCGGGTTATTAATTTCAAAAATTTTTTTCTTTATGCTTGCAAAAGAGATTCGATTTATTTAATATAATAATTGTGTTAGCACTCAATGGGTGTGAGTGCTGATAAATAAGATTATTATAACAATATTTGAGGAGGTTGTTTCCCTTGTTAAAGCCACTAGGTGATCGCATTGTAATTGAGCTTGTTGAAACAGAAGAAAAAACTGCAAGCGGTATCGTTTTACCAGACACTGCGAAAGAAAAGCCTCAAGAAGGTAAAGTAGTAGCTGTTGGAACCGGCCGTGTTCTTGACAGCGGTGAGCGTGTAGCAATTGAGGTTTCTGTAGGCGATCGCATTATCTTCTCAAAATACGCTGGTACAGAAGTAAAGTATGATGGCAAGGAATATCTAATTTTGCGTGAAAGCGACATTCTCGCTGTCGTAGAGTAAAATGAAATAGCCGTTCCGACCATGTGGGAAAGATCAGATTACTTAGACAAAACGTTAGAATGTTATGAGAAAAATTAGGGGAGGTTTTTAACATGGCAAAAGAGATTAAATTCAGTGAAGATGCACGTCGTGCGATGCTTCGCGGTGTAGATGCTCTTGCAAATGCAGTAAAAGTGACTCTTGGACCAAAAGGACGCAACGTGGTTCTTGAGAAAAAATTTGGTTCTCCGTTAATTACAAATGACGGTGTAACAATTGCGAAAGAAATTGAGTTAGAAGATGCTTTTGAAAACATGGGTGCTAAGCTTGTTGCAGAAGTAGCAAGCAAAACAAATGATGTAGCCGGTGACGGTACAACTACTGCTACTGTTCTTGCTCAAGCAATGATCCGTGAAGGCCTTAAAAACGTAACAGCTGGCGCTAACCCAATGGGGCTTCGTAAAGGTATCGAAAAAGCGGTTGCGAAAGCTGTTGAAGAATTAAAAGCTATTTCTAAGCCAATCGAAGGAAAAGAATCTATCGCACAAGTTGCTTCTATTTCTGCTGCTGACGAAGAAGTTGGTCAAATTATCGCTGAAGCAATGGAACGCGTTGGCAAAGACGGCGTAATCACAATCGAAGAATCTAAAGGCTTCACAACTGAATTAGATGTTGTAGAAGGTATGCAATTCGACCGTGGATACGCTTCTCCTTACATGGTAACTGATTCTGACAAAATGGAAGCAGTTCTTGAAAATCCTTATATCTTAATCACAGACAAAAAAATCACCAGCATTCAAGATATCCTTCCTGTACTTGAGCAAGTTGTTCAACAAGGCAAACCATTATTGATTGTTGCTGAAGATGTTGAAGGTGAAGCACTTGCTACATTAGTAGTGAACAAACTTCGCGGAACATTCAATGCAGTAGCTGTTAAGGCTCCTGGTTTCGGTGACCGCCGCAAAGCTATGCTTGAAGACATCGCAATCTTGACTGGCGGTGAAGTGATCTCTGAAGAGCTTGGCCGTGACTTGAAATCTGCAACAATCAATTCTTTAGGACGCGCTTCTAAAGTTGTTGTAACGAAAGAAAATACAACAATCGTAGAAGGTGCCGGCGATTCTGCACAAATCGCTTCTCGTGTTAACCAAATCCGACTTCAATTAGAAGAATCTACTTCTGAATTCGATCGTGAAAAATTACAAGAACGCTTAGCTAAATTGGCAGGCGGTGTAGCGGTAATCAAAGTTGGTGCGGCTACTGAAACTGAGTTAAAAGAACGCAAACTTCGTATCGAAGATGCATTAAACGCAACTCGTGCTGCTGTTGAAGAAGGTATTGTAGCCGGTGGTGGTACTGCACTTCTTAATGTATACAATAAAGTTGCTTCTATCGAGGCTGAAGGCGATGTTGCTACAGGTGTTAACATTGTTTTACGTGCAATGGAAGAACCTGTACGTCAAATCGCTCAAAACGCTGGCCTTGAAGGTTCTGTAATCGTTGAACGCTTAAAAGGTGAAAAAGTTGGTGTAGGCTTCAACGCTGCTACTGGCGAATGGGTAAATATGATCGAAGCTGGTATCGTTGATCCAACAAAAGTTACTCGTTCTGCTCTTCAAAACGCTGGATCTGTTGCGGCTATGTTCTTAACAACTGAAGCAGTTGTTGCTGACAAACCAGAAGAAAACAAAGGTCCTGCAATGCCTGACATGAACGGCATGATGTAATATATGACGGAAACCCCTAGTATTTAGGGGTTTCTTTTTTTTTTGCTTTTTTCAATCATAGCCGGTCTATTTATTGCACGTCAAAAAAAAGAGAAATAAGGCCTACAAAATTTAACATTTGTAACATAAATTACAGAAAATTAACAAAAACAAAAAATATTTTGAAAATTATTCGCTGATCTGCCTACTCACCCATCCGACCTTTTTCCTAAAAATTATCTCGATTTCTAGATTTTGCAAGGAAAATATACCAGACAAACTTCGACAAACTCGTTCGCAAGTTTGACAGTTTTGTGAACAACTGGTAGTAAGTTAAGTAAAAAGAAAGAATTCTTTCTAAATATTGGTTTTTTGATAAAAAGCAAAGAATAAATCTCCATATATAAAAATATCTTTTTTTGGGAGAGAAGATGCAGGATGTTGGAGTCAAAGAAAAGAGCCGGGATATTTTTAATCCTTTCCTTCCTTTTAGCTTCAGTGGCAGGAAACTTAGTCTTACAGAAGGTTAGAGATCTAAATGCTGAACTGGGAGGAATGACAAAAATTTATGTTGCCAAGGGAGACATTCCGGCACGGACTCTCATTAAGGAGAGTCAAATCACAACAATGGAAATTCCGAATAAGTTCGTGAATAAGGCACATGTAACGAAAAAAGACGAATTGGTGAACATGGTTCTGGTTGTTCCATTATCCAATGGAGAGATCATTACTAAAAATATGCTCAAGCCTTTTTCTAATTTACGTAAAGAAAACAATCGATTAGTGGCCATGTATCCTTCTGAGAAAGTCCAGTTTGATCAGGTGATCGAAGCCTTAGATAGAGTCGATATTATCGTTTCGACTAAAATCAACGGGAAACCGAAAACGGAAATTTTTATGAGAGATGTTCCGGTAGCATATGCACAAGGGACAGGAGATAAATTTGCAGGGGTTGCCTTGGAAGTAAGTATGGAGGATGCACCAAAACTGATACATATACAAAATTATGCAGATAAAGTTAGAGTGCTAAAAGCAAATGTAGGGAAGGACGATTCGGCGGACTTAACCAATGAATCGCAAGAAAGTACTGAAAAGAAGGCTGCTGAGCAAGCGGCAGTAAAGAAACAATCAATGCGAATTAAGCACAGATAATACCAGCTGCAAAGCCTTCTGAACAAAAAACAGATCCTGCTACAAGCGTAAAGACAAAATAATAAGCAAGAGGGAATACGATGGAGCCGAATCTTAAAGTTTTATTAGTTAGCGATGATGAGGTCATTCATAATCAAATTTTAAATGCCATATCAGGCAGCTATAGCGTTCAGTTAATTGACACAGGAGATGTTGTTCGCGAAGTAAACAGGGATGTTCAAGATATTGTGATCTTTGTTCAGCCGGAAAGTGATATTGCTGTAGAAAGCATCCAGTATATTAAGTCGATAAGCCCGTCCACATTAGTGATTTTTATCGCTAAAGGCTACGATTTTACACAGTTGAGAAACATTACTAAAGCGGGAGCCACTGAATTCTTTGTCTATCCGGAAGAACATAGTTTGTTTGTGAGCCGCTTTCCTGCCATTTTTCAAAACTATGAAATTCAGAAAATAAAAAAAGATGAGATTTTTTTGTCTTTTACCAGAGGAAGAGGCCAGATTCTCTCTATTTTTAGCGGAAACGGGGGCAGCGGGAAATCAAATCTTGCTTCAGCCTTGGCGCAAACCATCAAGCTCGAGTCGACTGCGGAGGTCATTCTGATTGATTTGAATCTGCAATTTGGAGGTATCGAAACGCTTCTTTCCATTCAATCAAACCGTTCGATTGCAGATTTAACTCCGGTTATTAATGAGTTAAACGAAAGCCATATCCGTAATGTCTCGCAGAAACTTGACACCTCTAAGCTCGATGTGCTCATCAGTCCGTGTGATGCTGAAGCTGCAGAAATAATAACAGAAGAATTTGTCGCCAAACTGCTTAGAACATGCAGACGAAGCTTTGATTTTGTCGTTGTGGATTTGCCGTCCTATATCAACAGCCAGGTTGTCACCGCACTGGAAGAATCAGATCAAATTTTCTATGTCCTTACTCCGGATACGCCTGCTTTGAAAGTATTAAAACAATTTGAAGAACTTGCGGTCAGATTAGGAATTGAACTTCCTTCAAGAACATCGATCATCCTTAATAAAACTGGAAAGGAAAATGAAATCCAAGAAAAAGATTTAAAAAATGTTCTCAGATTTCCAATTGCGGCATCCGTTCGTTTTGATTATAAAGGGCTTCAGCCCTTCCTAAATAAAGGGGAGCCGGTAAGAAAAACGGCAAAAGAGAAAAGACTAATTCCTTTTGCTAAAGATGTGAAAAAATGGGCGCTTTCTTTATTGAAATAGGGGGATTTATTAATGGCATCTTTATTCGAAAAGCGCAAAGAGAAAATTGTAAGTTCAGCTAAGCTGCAATCCTATCAATATGAGAACCATCTTGTCGATGAGCTGGTAGAACACTATAAGGCAAGATTGTTAAGGGATACAAACCTTGAGGCGCTCACTAAGCTTTCCCAGGGAGAGATGAGGTTAAGGATTGAACAGCTTGTAAGCCAATTTATGGCGGAAGAAAAAGTTATTATCTCCCGTCATGATAAAGAAATTTTGATTACTCGCATTCTTGATGAATCGGTGGGATATGGCCCCCTGGAGCCTTTAATCAATGACCCGTCTATTACAGAGATTTTGATTAACGGCTGGAACGAAGTGTATGTAGAGCGGTTTGGAAAACTTGAACTAACGGAAGTGAAATTTCGTGACGATGACCATGTTCGCCATATCGTCGACCGGATTGTCGCTCCGATTGGAAGAAGGATTGATGAAAGTTCACCAATGGTTGATGCCCGCTTGCCTGATGGCAGCCGGGTAAACGCGGTCATTCCGCCGATTAGTTTAAACGGTACATTAGTTTCGATCCGGAAATTCCGAAAAGAACCGTTTAAGATGGAGGATCTATTAAACTTTCATACTCTTAACTCTGCAATGGCCGATTTTCTTGACGGCATTGTTAAGGCGAAGATGAATACGTTAATATCCGGCGGTACGGGAAGCGGGAAAACAACAATTTTAAATGTTCTTGCTGCATCCATTCCATACGGAGAACGGGTCATCACGATTGAGGACTCTGCAGAGCTGCGGCTGGACCGTCCAAACGTTGTCGGTTTGGAAGCGAGACCCGCAAACGTGGAGGGAAGAGGGGAAATTACCATCCGGCAGCTTGTGAAAAACGCACTCCGGATGAGACCGGACAGGATCATTGTTGGAGAAGTGCGAAGCGGAGAAGCATTTGATATGCTTCAGGCCATGAACACAGGTCATGAAGGATCGATTACAACGGTTCATGCCAATTCACCTGATGATGCCCTCCGTCGTGTGGAAGCGATGGTTGTCATGGCCGGCATGGAGCTTCCAAGCCATATCATTCGGGAATATATCGTTGGGGCACTTGATATTATCATTCAGGCTGCAAGGCTTACTGATGGAACTCGGAAAATAATATCTATTTCTGAAGTAATAAAAAGTTCGAACGGTTCCCATGAGATAAAAGAAATATTTCATTTTAAAAGAATAGGAATGAAATCGGATGGAACGATTGAAGGATATTTTACACCGACAGGTTACATTCCAGAATGTCTT from Bacillus methanolicus MGA3 includes the following:
- a CDS encoding AAA family ATPase — encoded protein: MEPNLKVLLVSDDEVIHNQILNAISGSYSVQLIDTGDVVREVNRDVQDIVIFVQPESDIAVESIQYIKSISPSTLVIFIAKGYDFTQLRNITKAGATEFFVYPEEHSLFVSRFPAIFQNYEIQKIKKDEIFLSFTRGRGQILSIFSGNGGSGKSNLASALAQTIKLESTAEVILIDLNLQFGGIETLLSIQSNRSIADLTPVINELNESHIRNVSQKLDTSKLDVLISPCDAEAAEIITEEFVAKLLRTCRRSFDFVVVDLPSYINSQVVTALEESDQIFYVLTPDTPALKVLKQFEELAVRLGIELPSRTSIILNKTGKENEIQEKDLKNVLRFPIAASVRFDYKGLQPFLNKGEPVRKTAKEKRLIPFAKDVKKWALSLLK
- a CDS encoding CpaF family protein, coding for MASLFEKRKEKIVSSAKLQSYQYENHLVDELVEHYKARLLRDTNLEALTKLSQGEMRLRIEQLVSQFMAEEKVIISRHDKEILITRILDESVGYGPLEPLINDPSITEILINGWNEVYVERFGKLELTEVKFRDDDHVRHIVDRIVAPIGRRIDESSPMVDARLPDGSRVNAVIPPISLNGTLVSIRKFRKEPFKMEDLLNFHTLNSAMADFLDGIVKAKMNTLISGGTGSGKTTILNVLAASIPYGERVITIEDSAELRLDRPNVVGLEARPANVEGRGEITIRQLVKNALRMRPDRIIVGEVRSGEAFDMLQAMNTGHEGSITTVHANSPDDALRRVEAMVVMAGMELPSHIIREYIVGALDIIIQAARLTDGTRKIISISEVIKSSNGSHEIKEIFHFKRIGMKSDGTIEGYFTPTGYIPECLDRLKVFGISIPEAAFTPVYEEVNQ